Proteins encoded together in one Shewanella oneidensis MR-1 window:
- a CDS encoding pilus assembly PilX family protein → MRKQKGIVLFFALIVLLLMTIIGVALAVNSTQSMRMSGAGSERIEAKSIADGGLEAAIAANRGPSLATLTNVTTGTEFGAKQTLTPIPFEVDAGGNVVIGAKDVGCQRSTRPNSGNIISCRRVEISSTANFGRDNLGQLTVVAGVEQEVLTGS, encoded by the coding sequence ATGAGAAAGCAGAAAGGGATAGTACTATTTTTCGCACTTATAGTGCTGCTTTTGATGACAATTATAGGTGTCGCGTTGGCCGTCAATTCAACCCAATCTATGCGTATGTCTGGAGCGGGGTCTGAGCGAATTGAAGCTAAATCAATTGCTGATGGTGGGTTAGAAGCCGCAATAGCGGCGAATAGAGGCCCTAGCTTAGCAACTTTAACCAATGTGACCACTGGAACTGAGTTCGGAGCAAAACAGACTTTAACACCGATCCCATTTGAAGTGGATGCTGGTGGTAATGTGGTTATTGGTGCGAAAGATGTTGGCTGTCAACGGAGCACTAGGCCAAATAGCGGTAATATCATCAGTTGTCGGCGAGTCGAGATTAGTAGTACAGCTAATTTTGGTCGCGATAACTTGGGGCAGCTCACCGTTGTCGCAGGTGTAGAGCAAGAAGTTTTAACAGGGAGTTAA
- a CDS encoding IS256-like element ISSod4 family transposase: protein MTQPFNFEQALKDLQSGKSLTGKDSILGPLIKQLTEAALQAELEQHLAHDPQPNRKNGKTPKTIKHPSGNFELDAPRDRNGTFEPQLIKKNQTTLTDEIERKVLSMFSIGMSYRDINQHVEDMYGLNVSNATVSAITDKLIPELKAWQQRPLDSHYPIVWLDAIHYKVKEDGRYVSKAVYTLLALNMKGKKEILGLHLSENEGANYWLSVLTDLNNRGVKDILIACVDGLTGFPEAIASIFPHTETQLCVIHQIRNSMKYVASKNQKAFMADLKPVYRAVSKEAAEMALDELEAKWGDAYPLVINSWRRKWHNLSHYFKYPEHIRKVIYTTNAVEAVHRQFRKLTKTKGAFPNENSLLKLLYAGILNASDKWTMPIHNWSLCLSQLAIYFEGRLDSVLEI, encoded by the coding sequence ATGACCCAACCTTTTAACTTCGAACAAGCCCTTAAAGATCTGCAATCAGGTAAAAGCCTCACAGGTAAAGACAGCATTCTTGGCCCACTGATCAAGCAACTCACTGAAGCGGCTCTCCAGGCTGAGCTTGAGCAGCATTTAGCGCATGATCCTCAGCCTAATCGTAAAAATGGCAAAACCCCTAAGACCATTAAGCATCCGTCCGGTAACTTTGAGTTAGACGCGCCTAGAGACCGCAATGGCACCTTTGAGCCTCAGTTGATTAAGAAAAATCAAACTACACTAACCGATGAAATCGAACGTAAAGTGTTATCGATGTTCAGTATAGGTATGAGCTATCGCGATATTAATCAACATGTTGAAGATATGTATGGGCTCAATGTGTCTAACGCAACAGTCAGTGCTATCACTGACAAACTCATCCCCGAACTTAAAGCGTGGCAGCAGCGCCCATTAGATAGCCATTATCCTATCGTTTGGCTTGATGCGATACATTATAAAGTCAAAGAGGATGGGCGTTACGTCAGTAAAGCCGTTTACACATTGTTAGCGCTTAATATGAAAGGAAAAAAGGAAATTTTAGGGCTTCACTTATCCGAAAATGAAGGCGCTAATTACTGGCTATCCGTACTGACCGATCTTAATAATCGTGGTGTAAAAGATATTCTTATCGCCTGTGTTGACGGCTTGACCGGTTTCCCTGAGGCCATAGCCAGTATCTTTCCTCATACGGAAACACAGCTATGCGTTATCCACCAGATCCGTAACTCAATGAAGTATGTCGCCTCAAAAAATCAGAAAGCGTTTATGGCTGATTTAAAGCCTGTGTATCGAGCCGTGAGTAAAGAAGCCGCAGAGATGGCATTGGACGAACTGGAGGCCAAATGGGGTGATGCTTATCCGTTGGTAATCAACTCTTGGCGTCGCAAATGGCATAATTTGTCTCATTATTTTAAGTACCCAGAACATATCAGGAAAGTGATTTACACGACCAATGCAGTTGAGGCTGTACATCGCCAATTTAGAAAGCTCACCAAAACCAAAGGTGCTTTTCCTAATGAAAATAGCTTGTTGAAGCTACTTTACGCAGGCATATTAAACGCCTCAGATAAATGGACCATGCCAATCCACAATTGGAGCCTTTGTTTATCTCAGTTAGCGATTTATTTTGAAGGACGTTTAGATAGCGTGCTAGAAATTTAA
- a CDS encoding IS256-like element ISSod4 family transposase: protein MTQPFNFEQALKDLQSGKSLTGKDSILGPLIKQLTEAALQAELEQHLAHDPQPNRKNGKTPKTIKHPSGNFELDAPRDRNGTFEPQLIKKNQTTLTDEIERKVLSMFSIGMSYRDINQHVEDMYGLNVSNATVSAITDKLIPELKAWQQRPLDSHYPIVWLDAIHYKVKEDGRYVSKAVYTLLALNMKGKKEILGLHLSENEGANYWLSVLTDLNNRGVKDILIACVDGLTGFPEAIASIFPHTETQLCVIHQIRNSMKYVASKNQKAFMADLKPVYRAVSKEAAEMALDELEAKWGDAYPLVINSWRRKWHNLSHYFKYPEHIRKVIYTTNAVEAVHRQFRKLTKTKGAFPNENSLLKLLYAGILNASDKWTMPIHNWSLCLSQLAIYFEGRLDSVLEI, encoded by the coding sequence ATGACCCAACCTTTTAACTTCGAACAAGCCCTTAAAGATCTGCAATCAGGTAAAAGCCTCACAGGTAAAGACAGCATTCTTGGCCCACTGATCAAGCAACTCACTGAAGCGGCTCTCCAGGCTGAGCTTGAGCAGCATTTAGCGCATGATCCTCAGCCTAATCGTAAAAATGGCAAAACCCCTAAGACCATTAAGCATCCGTCCGGTAACTTTGAGTTAGACGCTCCTAGAGACCGCAATGGCACCTTTGAGCCTCAGTTGATTAAGAAAAATCAAACTACACTAACCGATGAAATCGAACGTAAAGTGTTGTCGATGTTCAGTATAGGTATGAGCTATCGCGATATTAATCAACATGTTGAAGATATGTATGGGCTCAATGTGTCTAACGCAACAGTCAGTGCTATCACTGACAAACTCATCCCCGAACTTAAAGCGTGGCAACAGCGCCCATTAGATAGCCATTATCCTATCGTTTGGCTTGATGCGATACATTATAAAGTCAAAGAGGATGGGCGTTACGTCAGTAAAGCCGTTTACACATTGTTAGCGCTTAATATGAAAGGAAAAAAGGAAATTTTAGGGCTTCACTTATCCGAAAATGAAGGCGCTAATTACTGGCTATCCGTACTGACCGATCTTAATAATCGTGGTGTAAAAGATATTCTTATCGCCTGTGTTGACGGCTTGACCGGTTTCCCAGAGGCCATAGCCAGTATCTTCCCTCATACGGAAACACAGCTATGCGTTATCCACCAGATCCGCAACTCAATGAAGTATGTCGCCTCAAAAAATCAGAAAGCGTTTATGGCTGATTTAAAGCCTGTGTATCGAGCCGTGAGTAAAGAAGCCGCAGAGATGGCCTTGGACGAACTGGAGGCCAAATGGGGTGATGCTTATCCGTTGGTAATCAACTCTTGGCGTCGCAAATGGCATAATTTGTCCCATTATTTTAAGTACCCAGAACATATCAGGAAAGTGATTTACACGACCAATGCGGTTGAGGCTGTACATCGCCAATTTAGAAAGCTCACCAAAACCAAAGGTGCATTTCCTAATGAAAATAGCTTGTTGAAGCTACTTTACGCAGGCATATTAAACGCCTCAGATAAATGGACTATGCCAATCCACAATTGGAGCCTTTGTTTATCTCAGTTAGCGATTTATTTTGAAGGACGTTTAGATAGCGTGCTAGAAATTTAA
- a CDS encoding GspH/FimT family pseudopilin gives MFTISKGFTLVELMVTIAIAALLLSVGVPSFTAIYEATRSANEMQKINDLFAFARNQAVNYGATVTVCPYAATPCGNDWTKGFSVYIENNGAKKVLKVIDGFSSKDTISLTGPTDKTVNFTPDGLVSTETSIIYCPSGESDGSKSIKISTSGLIKEGSDNQSCS, from the coding sequence ATGTTTACTATCTCAAAAGGTTTTACTTTGGTTGAACTGATGGTTACCATCGCGATTGCAGCTTTGCTCCTTTCTGTTGGCGTCCCATCATTTACTGCAATCTATGAAGCGACTCGCAGCGCAAATGAAATGCAAAAAATCAATGACCTCTTTGCCTTTGCTCGAAATCAAGCAGTGAATTACGGTGCTACTGTCACGGTATGTCCCTATGCAGCAACGCCCTGTGGTAATGACTGGACTAAAGGGTTTAGTGTGTATATTGAGAATAATGGCGCGAAAAAAGTCCTTAAGGTAATAGATGGGTTTAGCTCTAAAGACACTATCTCATTAACTGGCCCAACTGATAAAACCGTGAACTTTACTCCTGATGGCTTAGTTTCTACTGAGACATCAATTATATATTGTCCTAGCGGAGAAAGTGATGGTTCTAAAAGCATTAAAATTAGCACATCAGGCTTGATTAAAGAGGGAAGTGATAATCAAAGCTGCTCATAA
- the glnB gene encoding nitrogen regulatory protein P-II, translating to MKKVEAIIKPFKLDDVRESLAEIGITGMTVLEVKGFGRQKGHTELYRGAEYMVDFLPKVKIELVIQDDLVDQAIDVIVETARTGKIGDGKIFVTDVERVIRIRTGEENEEAV from the coding sequence ATGAAGAAAGTTGAAGCCATTATTAAGCCTTTTAAATTAGATGATGTGCGCGAGTCACTTGCTGAGATAGGGATCACGGGGATGACGGTGCTGGAAGTTAAGGGCTTTGGCCGTCAGAAAGGGCACACAGAGCTTTATCGTGGTGCTGAGTATATGGTTGATTTTTTACCCAAAGTTAAGATTGAGCTCGTCATCCAAGATGATTTAGTAGACCAAGCGATAGATGTTATTGTTGAAACTGCCCGCACAGGTAAAATTGGCGATGGTAAAATTTTTGTGACAGATGTTGAGCGGGTTATCCGGATTCGAACTGGTGAAGAAAACGAAGAAGCGGTTTAA
- a CDS encoding PilW family protein, with translation MKNCQKGMSLVELMVSMLIGLFLTLGLFAMFSMSSSNVVTTSQFNQLQENGRIALALMERDITQLGFMGDITGTDFVLGTNMTLRDGITNDCIGAGVNNGTLPNTEPAHFRRLWGYEAGKSAESLSCLNGVNANTDVIQIKRLVGPPVTNPNGERYYMAATSSQAVLFKGGNPPNPALENARFWEYQHHIYFIKNDGSVPVLRRKTLTKNNGMNNEEQLVEGIENMRILYGFDNDGDDTADSFMPAENVTTLMWDNELFQRLVAVRVFLLVRAIDEDKSYTNDTTYTLGDKEIDGLNDHYRRKVVSITMVLANPVLIRN, from the coding sequence ATGAAAAATTGTCAGAAGGGGATGTCTTTAGTTGAGTTAATGGTCTCGATGCTTATCGGACTGTTTCTCACGCTTGGGCTTTTTGCAATGTTTAGTATGTCATCTTCTAATGTAGTGACGACCAGCCAATTCAATCAATTACAAGAAAATGGCCGCATAGCACTCGCCCTTATGGAAAGGGATATTACCCAGCTTGGTTTTATGGGCGATATAACAGGAACCGATTTTGTGCTTGGCACCAATATGACTTTAAGAGATGGCATTACAAATGATTGCATCGGTGCTGGCGTAAACAACGGTACATTACCAAATACGGAACCTGCGCATTTTAGGCGATTATGGGGATATGAAGCAGGTAAAAGTGCTGAGAGTCTGAGTTGTTTGAATGGGGTGAATGCCAACACGGATGTGATCCAGATAAAAAGGCTGGTTGGGCCGCCTGTCACCAATCCAAACGGTGAACGTTATTATATGGCTGCGACCTCGAGCCAAGCGGTGCTATTTAAAGGGGGGAATCCTCCAAATCCAGCGCTTGAAAACGCACGATTTTGGGAATATCAACATCATATTTATTTTATTAAGAATGATGGTTCAGTGCCGGTGTTAAGACGTAAAACCTTAACTAAAAACAATGGCATGAACAATGAAGAACAATTAGTAGAAGGCATTGAGAATATGCGTATTCTCTATGGTTTTGATAATGACGGTGATGATACCGCTGATAGTTTTATGCCGGCGGAAAATGTGACTACATTAATGTGGGACAATGAACTATTTCAACGTTTAGTTGCTGTTAGAGTTTTTTTATTAGTTAGAGCGATAGATGAAGATAAAAGCTATACAAACGATACAACTTACACTTTAGGTGATAAGGAAATCGATGGCTTAAATGATCACTACCGACGAAAAGTGGTTTCAATAACGATGGTGCTTGCCAATCCTGTGTTAATTCGGAATTAG
- a CDS encoding type IV pilin protein yields the protein MKIKDKGFTLIEVMIVVVIIGILSAIAYPSYTRYVAQSTRAEGLSALMKLANLQEQYYLDNRKYATDLTKIINADPYITENGNYSVTSSGTSSFTLKAVAKGVQASRDSSCSPLTITDTGAKGPSAECWK from the coding sequence ATGAAGATTAAAGATAAAGGTTTTACCTTAATTGAAGTGATGATAGTTGTTGTCATTATTGGAATTTTATCGGCAATAGCCTATCCCTCTTATACTCGTTATGTGGCTCAGAGCACGAGGGCTGAGGGGTTGTCCGCGTTAATGAAATTGGCCAATCTACAAGAGCAGTATTATTTAGACAATCGAAAATATGCTACTGATTTGACTAAAATTATAAATGCAGATCCATATATTACCGAAAACGGTAATTACTCAGTGACATCAAGTGGTACTTCATCATTTACACTAAAAGCGGTCGCAAAAGGGGTACAGGCAAGCCGAGATTCTTCTTGTTCTCCTTTGACCATCACTGATACAGGGGCTAAAGGCCCGAGTGCGGAGTGTTGGAAATGA
- a CDS encoding pilus assembly protein, producing MLIKKLTFCTLLALASTSISSFGDDTELYVKESSTRTGARPKVLVIFDNSGSMSTEEITQVVDYDPDYDYPPLSGSGYSGDRIYYTVGGGALPTPDTTSDRRYFNATINGCNQSKVALDQFGRFTGYIREFTSSGTTGVWKEFPETDGRNIKVVDCWEDISTVDPQNSSPYSNGFPANGLTTGSGKNKKAFPYNTSSSPGTTWANALAAAKNTGFGVGQPVTFYTDNYLRWYWLSKEGRLPTIKVPRIDIAKKAISNIIRSTPTVDFGLAVFNYNYPNEGNRDGGRIVSGITQMTDTSRASLLSTIDGLPAKTNTPLCETMYEAYRYFAGKGVVFGHADTDYGSYVGNRPPYDNSVETNGTYVSPFKVCTDIAYVIYVTDGSPTVDGSANNNVKTLTAAASKSGNYSSFSQGLSTPSYLPALASYMFNNDLINKPDSSNTEQMQNVRTYTIGFSKGADDAAPLLAETAKRGGGLYFAAQNSLELQNALNDALSNILNIDSSFTSPSIASNNFDRTQTFDAAYYAMFLPGKGPRWSGNLKKLRVTADGTLVDGEGNAAIADNGNIKETACTIWTDCTSQKDGNKVEVGGAAAQLRGQLNRTILSNLAGTSSLSPLTLSNAQNAAGGEQALATFMRTDIDEVANTLDWLKGIDVDDDNKNGSITDKRNDVMGDPLHSKPLALNFGSETATDIRIILGTNQGVLHMFKDAGESVSETWGFIPYELLPNLIELRTNDPSGVHTVYGMDSSPVAYTETDSTGKVNKAWVFVGMQRGGSSYYALDVSNPDSPSLMWTINPSSDGFVDLGQTWSEPIVTKIVGYDKPVLIFGGGYDESFDATPTTSPQGRAIYIVDAQKGTLIHSFGGSASGATVLPGIQGSIPNSVAVLDSNNDGYTDRIYASDVTGNIWRMDLPTASSGTWTAFKFASLGGSNSDNRRFFAEPVVAQTMFTNLSEVSVTTGTETVTTKTHQNVPYDAVAVGSGMRSSPSSTNVNDMFFMLQDRNVVTKSFTGSNVPATITINNLYDVTSSAPTSETDNINFGTKFGWFYDFSGLGEKSLTAALIVQGKVYFTSYSPPADSVADNVCLVSGAGKLYAFDLHKGTRSFSQLYYELGERVPDTPQIVIPAPETGKDPYIYIIGVGKGDINENGEYSGTINVASGLGVNKIYYHIDE from the coding sequence ATGCTAATCAAAAAACTCACTTTTTGTACATTGCTTGCATTGGCTTCAACGTCAATCTCATCGTTTGGCGATGATACAGAACTGTATGTAAAAGAATCGTCGACACGCACGGGGGCTAGGCCTAAAGTCTTGGTTATTTTTGATAACTCAGGAAGTATGTCTACCGAAGAAATTACCCAAGTGGTTGATTATGATCCCGATTATGATTATCCCCCTTTAAGTGGCTCGGGTTACAGTGGCGACCGAATCTATTACACCGTTGGTGGCGGTGCATTACCAACGCCCGATACTACTTCTGATAGGCGATATTTTAATGCCACTATAAATGGTTGTAACCAAAGTAAAGTTGCATTGGATCAATTTGGTCGTTTTACGGGTTATATTCGCGAGTTCACCTCAAGCGGAACAACGGGAGTATGGAAAGAATTTCCCGAGACCGATGGTCGTAACATTAAGGTGGTTGATTGTTGGGAAGATATCTCAACAGTTGATCCTCAAAACTCATCTCCTTACTCTAACGGTTTCCCCGCTAATGGATTAACGACAGGTTCAGGTAAAAATAAGAAAGCGTTTCCATATAATACTTCTTCATCACCTGGAACTACTTGGGCTAATGCGTTAGCTGCCGCCAAGAATACCGGCTTTGGTGTTGGTCAACCCGTCACTTTTTATACAGACAACTATTTGAGATGGTATTGGTTATCAAAAGAAGGAAGATTGCCAACTATAAAAGTTCCTAGGATAGATATCGCGAAGAAAGCGATTTCTAACATTATTAGATCTACACCAACTGTTGATTTTGGATTGGCTGTTTTTAATTACAATTACCCTAATGAGGGTAATCGGGATGGAGGCAGGATTGTTTCTGGTATTACTCAAATGACGGATACCTCCCGAGCCAGTTTACTCTCAACTATTGATGGTTTGCCTGCTAAAACAAATACACCTTTGTGTGAGACTATGTATGAAGCCTATCGTTATTTTGCCGGCAAAGGTGTCGTTTTTGGACACGCGGATACCGATTATGGCTCTTATGTAGGCAATCGTCCTCCATATGATAATTCGGTAGAAACTAATGGTACTTACGTTAGCCCATTTAAAGTTTGTACTGATATTGCCTATGTGATTTATGTTACCGATGGCTCGCCAACAGTTGATGGAAGTGCCAATAACAATGTTAAAACTCTAACCGCTGCGGCAAGTAAAAGCGGTAATTATTCTTCATTTTCTCAGGGATTAAGTACACCAAGTTATTTGCCTGCATTAGCAAGTTATATGTTTAATAATGATTTGATTAACAAACCTGATAGTTCAAATACTGAGCAAATGCAAAATGTACGGACTTATACTATTGGTTTTAGTAAAGGTGCTGATGATGCTGCGCCATTATTAGCTGAAACGGCTAAACGTGGCGGTGGATTATATTTTGCTGCACAGAATAGCTTAGAGCTACAAAATGCACTTAATGACGCCTTATCTAATATTTTAAATATAGACTCCAGTTTTACATCTCCCAGTATTGCTAGTAATAACTTTGATAGAACTCAGACCTTTGATGCCGCTTATTATGCGATGTTCTTACCAGGAAAAGGGCCACGATGGAGTGGAAATCTTAAGAAACTAAGAGTAACAGCTGATGGCACTTTAGTTGATGGTGAAGGTAATGCAGCCATTGCTGATAATGGTAATATTAAAGAGACTGCCTGTACGATTTGGACTGATTGTACAAGTCAAAAGGATGGTAATAAAGTTGAGGTTGGTGGTGCAGCCGCGCAACTTAGAGGTCAGTTGAATCGTACTATATTAAGTAATTTGGCGGGGACGAGTAGTTTGTCGCCACTTACATTATCAAATGCCCAGAATGCTGCTGGAGGAGAGCAAGCATTAGCGACCTTCATGAGAACCGACATTGATGAAGTGGCTAATACTTTAGACTGGCTTAAAGGTATTGATGTAGATGATGATAATAAAAATGGAAGCATTACAGATAAACGTAATGATGTAATGGGCGATCCCTTACATTCGAAGCCTCTAGCATTGAATTTTGGTAGTGAAACGGCCACGGATATCCGAATTATTTTGGGCACAAACCAAGGTGTTTTACATATGTTCAAAGATGCTGGTGAGTCAGTGTCAGAAACATGGGGATTTATACCCTATGAGCTTTTACCAAATTTAATCGAGCTTAGAACGAATGACCCATCAGGAGTTCACACTGTATATGGAATGGATTCATCTCCCGTTGCTTATACCGAAACTGATTCTACCGGTAAAGTAAACAAGGCTTGGGTTTTTGTCGGTATGCAGCGTGGTGGTTCATCTTATTATGCTTTAGATGTGTCTAATCCAGACAGCCCCTCACTTATGTGGACTATTAATCCTTCTAGTGATGGTTTTGTCGATCTAGGTCAGACATGGTCGGAGCCTATCGTGACTAAAATCGTGGGTTACGATAAACCAGTATTAATTTTTGGCGGTGGTTATGACGAGAGCTTTGATGCGACGCCGACTACTTCGCCACAAGGTCGCGCTATTTATATTGTTGATGCACAAAAGGGAACGCTGATCCATTCTTTTGGCGGTTCGGCTAGTGGGGCAACAGTGCTTCCTGGTATCCAAGGCAGCATTCCTAATTCAGTGGCTGTATTAGATAGTAACAATGATGGTTATACTGACCGTATCTATGCTTCTGATGTTACCGGTAATATATGGCGTATGGATTTACCTACAGCAAGTTCAGGTACGTGGACCGCTTTTAAGTTTGCTTCATTGGGTGGTTCAAATAGCGATAATAGACGCTTCTTCGCAGAACCCGTAGTTGCGCAAACAATGTTTACCAATTTGTCCGAAGTATCGGTGACAACCGGAACGGAAACTGTGACAACTAAAACACACCAAAATGTTCCCTATGATGCCGTTGCCGTGGGCAGTGGAATGAGGTCAAGTCCTTCAAGTACTAACGTTAATGATATGTTTTTTATGCTTCAGGATCGTAACGTCGTCACTAAGAGTTTTACTGGAAGTAATGTACCCGCGACCATTACTATTAATAATTTGTATGATGTAACATCAAGTGCCCCAACTTCAGAGACGGATAATATTAATTTCGGGACTAAATTTGGTTGGTTTTATGATTTTTCGGGACTCGGTGAGAAAAGCTTGACGGCGGCACTGATTGTTCAAGGAAAAGTATATTTTACCTCCTATTCACCGCCAGCTGATTCTGTTGCTGATAACGTTTGTTTAGTTTCTGGTGCTGGCAAGCTTTATGCGTTTGATTTACATAAAGGAACCAGATCTTTTTCTCAATTATATTACGAACTTGGAGAAAGAGTTCCTGACACTCCGCAAATTGTGATCCCAGCCCCTGAAACGGGTAAAGATCCTTATATCTATATTATTGGTGTCGGGAAAGGCGATATAAATGAAAATGGTGAATATAGTGGCACGATAAACGTCGCTTCTGGTTTAGGTGTCAATAAAATTTATTACCATATAGATGAATAA
- the pilV gene encoding type IV pilus modification protein PilV: protein MSEKHVKNMTKFERLTHQGFQRGFSLIEVLVALVILVIGLIGIFNLHIVAKRGSFESFQQTQASYYANDIINRMKLNRTQLANYSGEYTGALSKPNKECDVAVGAVSLCSSVETQAWDLYQWEQSIIGAAETVGGQNVGGLDSPTACIDIDGTTVTVAVAWRGIREGAGTTYSGNECGEDLGTRRRIFVVSTVII from the coding sequence ATATCTGAAAAGCATGTCAAAAATATGACTAAATTCGAACGGTTGACACATCAAGGATTTCAACGAGGCTTCTCATTAATTGAAGTACTTGTTGCATTGGTGATCCTCGTAATTGGTTTGATTGGTATTTTTAATCTACATATCGTTGCTAAACGAGGCAGCTTTGAGTCTTTTCAGCAGACTCAAGCTTCATACTATGCTAATGACATCATTAACCGGATGAAACTTAATCGAACTCAATTAGCCAATTATAGCGGTGAATATACAGGGGCGCTGAGTAAACCCAATAAAGAGTGCGATGTAGCTGTTGGGGCTGTCAGTCTGTGTTCTTCAGTCGAAACTCAAGCTTGGGATCTATATCAATGGGAGCAAAGTATTATCGGTGCAGCTGAAACTGTTGGCGGGCAGAATGTGGGGGGATTAGATTCTCCAACGGCTTGTATTGATATTGATGGTACGACAGTCACTGTTGCTGTGGCATGGAGAGGTATTCGTGAGGGCGCTGGAACCACATATTCTGGAAATGAGTGTGGTGAGGATCTTGGCACTCGTAGGCGTATTTTTGTCGTGTCGACAGTGATTATTTAG
- a CDS encoding GspH/FimT family pseudopilin: MKPHQYGFSLIELITTLSISTLLISIGAPTYTDITDHIRADSNIKTIQQTFVFARNTAINYGYRVTVCPLVDGQCTEDWQQGISVFTDSGTVETLDLNDKVIKTVDGFDGRDFIKYNRSSVKFQPDGLASGSNGTFKYCPRTIDSKNSKAVIVNQAGRVRLSTAKNIDCK, encoded by the coding sequence ATGAAACCTCATCAGTACGGCTTTAGCCTAATAGAACTCATCACAACACTATCTATCTCTACGCTCCTTATCTCGATCGGGGCACCGACTTATACCGACATCACTGACCATATTAGAGCAGACTCTAATATTAAAACGATTCAACAAACATTCGTATTTGCACGTAACACCGCAATCAACTATGGCTATAGAGTGACAGTTTGCCCCTTAGTCGATGGTCAATGCACTGAAGATTGGCAACAAGGAATTTCCGTTTTTACTGATTCAGGAACTGTTGAAACGCTCGATCTCAATGATAAAGTGATTAAGACTGTAGATGGATTCGATGGGAGAGACTTTATCAAATACAACCGAAGTTCAGTTAAATTTCAACCAGATGGGCTAGCTTCAGGCAGTAATGGTACCTTTAAATATTGTCCACGGACAATTGATAGCAAAAACTCTAAAGCCGTTATAGTCAATCAAGCTGGACGGGTGCGCCTCTCAACGGCTAAAAATATCGACTGTAAATAA
- a CDS encoding TapY2 family type IVa secretion system protein, translated as MKLVILSTILVLISSKVWADTGNPPVEQDFKCYITFKNNAEIAFYRWKTSEMPLRMANLVGTLRQSNDGKKSYINAVEECIELNASFSSSKAQALDKLTPR; from the coding sequence ATGAAATTAGTCATTCTCTCCACGATTTTGGTGTTGATATCGAGTAAAGTTTGGGCTGACACCGGAAATCCACCGGTCGAACAGGATTTTAAATGTTATATTACGTTTAAAAATAATGCTGAAATTGCTTTTTATCGTTGGAAAACGAGTGAAATGCCATTAAGAATGGCAAATCTCGTTGGTACTCTTCGTCAGTCGAATGATGGTAAAAAGTCTTACATCAATGCAGTAGAAGAATGCATTGAGCTTAACGCATCTTTCAGTAGCAGCAAGGCTCAAGCATTGGATAAGTTAACTCCAAGATAA